A single window of Salmo salar chromosome ssa21, Ssal_v3.1, whole genome shotgun sequence DNA harbors:
- the LOC106582356 gene encoding ELL-associated factor 2 yields MNGTTYSHFDSQEHVLKLGETFEKQPKGAYHTVRYDFKPASIDTSCEGELEVGKGEQVTITLPNLEGSTAPVTVFKGSKRPYMKECILIVNHDTGEYRLEKLNSNIAVKKTRAEGSSKIQSRIEQQTSRLSQQMKTSVSSSSSSKTPAGSKSSPPKEKMSPASHMDDIERELMAEAKVMDQMSSGDSSSDSHSSSSSSGDSSSSSDSEDESRHPPPPGPSGGPLTAPPPHQGMPILTTVTTTTISSPPRGGGHLMSTLKNDLQLSESGSESDDD; encoded by the exons ATGAATGGAACGACATACTCACACTTTGACAGTCAAGAACATGTTTTGAAATTAGGCGAAACATTTGAGAAACAACCCAAAGGTGCTTACCACACGGTGCGAT ATGACTTCAAACCAGCCTCCATTGACACCTCCTGTGAGGGAGAGCTGGAGGTGGGAAAGGGAGAACAAGTTACCATCACACTGCCCAATCTGGAG GGATCCACTGCCCCTGTAACAGTCTTCAAAGGATCCAAGAGGCCTTATATGAAGGAATGTATTCTCATTGTAAACCATGATACAGGAGAGTACCGTCTGGAGAAACTCAACAGCAACATTGCAGTCAAGAAGACCAG gGCTGAAGGCAGCAGTAAGATCCAGTCTCGTATAGAGCAGCAGACCAGTCGTCTGAGCCAGCAGATGAAGACTAgtgttagcagcagcagcagcagcaaaaccCCAGCAGGCTCCAAGAGCTCTCCTCCCAAAGAGAAGATGTCCCCTGCCTCCCACATGGATGACATTGAGAGAG AGCTAATGGCGGAGGCGAAGGTCATGGACCAGATGAGTAGTGGGGACTCGTCCTCAGACTCCCACAGCTCCTCCTCCAGTAGTGGGGACAGCTCCAGCAGTAGTGATTCTGAGGACGAGTCCCGGCATCCACCTCCCCCCGGCCCCTCTGGGGGTCCCCTCACAGCGCCACCACCCCACCAGGGCATGCCCATCCTCACCACcgttactaccaccaccatctccTCACCACCTCGGGGTGGAGGACACCTCATGAGTACGCTAA AGAATGACCTGCAGTTAAGTGAGTCTGGCAGTGAAAGTGACGATGATTGA